A DNA window from Solanum lycopersicum chromosome 3, SLM_r2.1 contains the following coding sequences:
- the LOC138347580 gene encoding uncharacterized protein → MNVDVHIDIDIKILVVIDIDVHVIVHVGIRVNIEVHLDIDIDVHVHIHVDLYIDVDVHIEVLLDIDVDVNIEDHINVHIDIDDHVDINIVNVYVDIDIYVDIDIHSNINAFIYFDVDVHVYVYTDVEDHINIDIDIDIDIKVHTFIDIDIHVQVHVGNRINVELHLDIDIDIHIHVHVYVYIDVDIHIEVNLNIDVDINIDNHFNVHTDVDDHVDIHIYVDVYVDMNVDLEVDFSVDVYIDVDINVYIYVTVHIYIDADFDIHIYIDINIDVDVNFDMHVNIDVYVHLVIHIYIYNYVDVDVLFTIN, encoded by the exons ATGAACGTggacgttcacattgacattgacattaaAATTCTAGTTGTCATTGATATTGATGTTCACGTTATAGTTCATGTTGGCATTCGTGTTAACATAGAGGTTCAccttgacattgacattgacgtaCACGTTCATATTCATGTTgatctttacattgatgttgacgttcatATTGAAGTTCTCCTAgacattgatgttgacgttaACATTGAAGATCACATTAACGTTCACATAGACATTGACGATCATGTTGATATTAACATTG TTAACgtttatgttgacattgatatttacgttgacattgacattcactCTAACATTAATGCTTTCATTTACTTTGATGTTGACGTTCATGTTTACGTTTACACTGACGTGGAAGATCACAttaacattgacattgacattgacattgatattAAAGTTCACACTTTCATTGACATTGATATTCATGTTCAAGTTCACGTTGGCAATCGCATTAACGTAGAGCTTCACCTcgacattgacattgacatacACATTCATGTTCACGTTTATGTAtacattgatgttgacattcatATTGAAGTTAACCTAaacattgacgttgacattaACATTGACAATCACTTTAACGTTCACACAGACGTTGACGATcatgttgacattcacatttacGTTGACGTTTATGTTGATATGAATGTTGACTTAGAAGTTGACTTTTCtgttgatgtttacattgatgttgacattaaC GTTTACATTTATGTGACCGTTCACATTTACATTGATGCTGACTTTGACATTCATATTTACATTGACATTaacattgacgttgatgttaaCTTTGACATGCATGTAAACATTGACGTTTATGTTCATCTTGTCATtcacatttacatttataattacGTTGATGTTGATGTCCTGTTCACAATCAATTGA